In Candidatus Hydrogenedentota bacterium, a genomic segment contains:
- a CDS encoding IS1595 family transposase codes for RFRLREMLPRLLHAMIGCSPCAEPLLRQASNFLG; via the coding sequence GCCGCTTTCGCCTGCGCGAGATGCTGCCGCGTCTGCTTCATGCGATGATCGGCTGCAGCCCTTGTGCCGAGCCGCTTTTGCGCCAGGCTTCCAATTTCCTGGGCTGA